A single window of Leishmania infantum JPCM5 genome chromosome 35 DNA harbors:
- a CDS encoding putative 60S ribosomal protein L27A/L29, producing the protein MPTRFKKCRHQRGSTFCGYGRVGKHRKHESGRGNAGGMHHHRINFDKYHPGYFGKLGMDHYHRKKNPMWKPTINLNNLSRLIAAEEAAKATKGGTLPVVDLQSSGYAKLLGNGHIQVPCIVKARYVSKLADKKIRKAGGAVVLQA; encoded by the coding sequence ATGCCGACCCGCTTCAAGAAGTGCCGCCACCAGCGTGGCTCGACGTTCTGCGGCTACGGTCGCGTAGGTAAGCACCGCAAGCATGAGTCCGGTCGCGGTAACGCCGGCGGTatgcaccaccaccgcatcAACTTCGACAAGTACCACCCCGGGTACTTTGGTAAGCTGGGCATGGACCACTACCACCGCAAGAAGAACCCGATGTGGAAGCCGACGATCAACCTGAACAACTTGTCGCGCCTGATTGCtgcggaagaggcggcgaaggcgacgaaGGGCGGGACTTTGCCTGTGGTGGACCTGCAGTCGAGCGGGTACGCGAAGCTGCTGGGCAACGGCCACATCCAGGTGCCGTGCATCGTGAAGGCGCGCTACGTGAGCAAGCTGGCCGACAAGAAGATACGCaaggctggcggcgctgtggtgctTCAAGCGTAA